A DNA window from Bacteroides cellulosilyticus contains the following coding sequences:
- a CDS encoding 6-bladed beta-propeller, with product MWKYIVLFFILFFSSCSKNKTASNDGSIMLHVPTETNENYFRDHFELESIVPIETANSFLISSIDKVIKIKDDVLLLSKDDKTVSLINARSGQLKTYIHRVGNGPGESNRIIDVAFDEVLDHILIYNDYKKLLTFDLQGNFLSDDVQADAIYENMIYNNGEVIFYNKLKGYTCYPYAFKIYNLKDKEWKISGSDKKIDFPIRSLGKQIVKSKRVWVNAPLDCKLYCLERNELVPYYHLDIPIFELSDDLIERAKSNPMELMTRISKDNIVYSVNSVRETDNHLIFHTNQNDFLLLDKNKNELHIDNFMFQDIFYLTPNDYFPHDGDDNSILFIIPAERWIKEPELMSGIPTEWRKKVETFNISEDDNSILLFFKEK from the coding sequence ATGTGGAAATATATAGTATTGTTTTTTATATTATTTTTTTCTTCTTGTTCTAAGAATAAAACTGCATCAAATGATGGATCTATAATGTTACATGTTCCAACAGAGACAAATGAAAACTATTTTAGAGACCATTTTGAGTTGGAAAGTATCGTACCGATTGAAACAGCTAATTCGTTTCTTATTTCATCTATTGATAAAGTTATAAAGATAAAAGATGATGTTCTTTTGTTGTCTAAAGACGATAAGACAGTATCTTTAATAAATGCTCGTTCTGGGCAGTTGAAAACCTATATCCATAGAGTTGGAAATGGACCCGGAGAATCAAATCGTATAATAGATGTTGCATTTGATGAGGTATTAGACCACATATTGATATATAATGATTATAAAAAATTGCTCACTTTTGATTTACAAGGTAATTTCCTGTCGGATGATGTGCAGGCGGATGCTATATATGAAAATATGATTTACAATAACGGAGAAGTTATTTTCTACAATAAATTGAAAGGGTATACTTGTTATCCGTACGCATTCAAAATCTATAATTTGAAAGATAAAGAATGGAAAATTTCAGGTTCTGATAAGAAGATAGATTTCCCGATTAGAAGTTTAGGAAAGCAGATAGTGAAAAGCAAGCGTGTGTGGGTTAATGCTCCTCTTGATTGTAAATTGTATTGCCTGGAAAGAAATGAGTTAGTACCATATTATCACTTGGATATTCCTATATTTGAGTTGAGTGATGATTTAATAGAGAGAGCAAAGTCAAATCCAATGGAATTAATGACAAGGATATCAAAAGATAATATTGTTTATAGTGTGAATTCTGTAAGAGAAACAGATAACCATTTAATTTTTCATACTAATCAGAACGATTTTTTATTGCTTGATAAGAATAAGAATGAACTTCATATAGATAATTTTATGTTTCAGGATATTTTTTATTTAACGCCTAACGACTATTTTCCACATGATGGAGATGATAATAGTATTTTGTTTATTATTCCAGCTGAAAGGTGGATAAAAGAGCCGGAACTAATGTCTGGCATACCTACCGAATGGAGAAAAAAAGTAGAGACATTTAATATTAGTGAAGATGATAATTCTATTTTATTATTTTTCAAAGAGAAATAA
- a CDS encoding NVEALA domain-containing protein: MRMIVKIVFAAAFATVAGYGIYANQKSNAMSDFTLANVEALARGEGDDKSQSESITITDLGTYKACKGNYMNDCHKYHQDCYGDGSLYCVNGTYSECTPTSLHCV; the protein is encoded by the coding sequence ATGAGAATGATTGTTAAAATAGTCTTTGCTGCCGCATTTGCAACAGTTGCAGGATATGGTATTTATGCCAATCAGAAATCAAATGCAATGTCTGATTTTACATTGGCCAATGTGGAAGCGTTAGCAAGGGGGGAAGGAGATGATAAGAGCCAATCTGAATCTATTACGATAACTGATTTGGGAACTTATAAGGCGTGTAAGGGAAATTATATGAATGATTGTCATAAGTACCATCAGGATTGTTATGGAGACGGGTCTTTATACTGTGTGAATGGTACTTATTCCGAATGTACGCCGACATCTTTGCATTGCGTTTAA
- a CDS encoding BF3164 family lipoprotein, which translates to MMSYSDFPEARELTAWTLPLDTALFRYPYRVRVQDDKAVVLDLHGTEHFFHVFHYPDFHYLSSFGKRGDAPEEMLSAENLRWDGGSMWILDSNKSELTRLGFASSGNSLLRQEAVSLDEELLRALDFVQYNDSTFIIPDYSGDSRFCLVNRQGKLLRKIGTIPTANEDALKNARPALAQAWRSFIDYNPRNGVLVAATQLGEVLEIYNLKDSTYIACVGPNGEPEFQIAQGYGIPTGIMGFSDIQVTDSAIYVVFQGRKFKDIQQKAQQGINLPDGGQYIYVFGLKGEPLRKYVLDHYIHGISVNEQKGIIIATDVNKDEPIIEYYMNGM; encoded by the coding sequence ATGATGTCATATTCTGACTTTCCCGAAGCGAGAGAATTGACAGCTTGGACTTTGCCATTGGATACAGCTTTGTTTCGCTATCCTTATAGGGTACGTGTACAAGACGACAAGGCCGTAGTGCTTGATTTGCATGGAACGGAACATTTCTTTCATGTTTTCCACTATCCAGACTTCCATTACTTGTCATCTTTCGGCAAGCGAGGCGATGCTCCTGAGGAGATGCTTTCAGCTGAAAATCTTCGATGGGATGGAGGTTCTATGTGGATACTTGATTCTAATAAATCAGAATTAACTCGGTTAGGTTTTGCTTCATCTGGAAACTCATTGCTTCGTCAGGAGGCGGTGAGCCTGGATGAAGAATTACTTCGGGCACTGGATTTTGTGCAATATAATGATTCTACTTTTATCATTCCCGATTATTCCGGTGACAGTCGTTTCTGTTTGGTTAATCGGCAGGGTAAGTTACTTCGTAAAATAGGTACTATTCCCACAGCCAACGAGGATGCTTTGAAGAATGCCCGTCCTGCTTTGGCGCAGGCATGGCGCAGTTTTATCGATTACAATCCTCGTAATGGCGTACTTGTGGCAGCTACCCAACTGGGAGAAGTTCTTGAAATTTATAATTTGAAAGATAGTACGTACATAGCTTGTGTTGGTCCTAATGGTGAACCGGAGTTTCAGATCGCTCAGGGGTATGGTATACCGACCGGTATTATGGGATTTAGTGATATACAAGTGACGGATAGTGCTATTTATGTTGTTTTTCAGGGTCGTAAATTCAAGGATATCCAACAGAAAGCACAGCAGGGCATTAATTTACCGGATGGTGGACAATACATCTATGTATTTGGTCTGAAAGGTGAACCGCTTCGGAAATATGTCTTAGATCACTATATCCATGGAATTTCGGTAAATGAGCAGAAAGGCATTATCATAGCTACGGATGTGAATAAGGATGAACCGATAATAGAATACTATATGAATGGTATGTAG
- a CDS encoding NVEALA domain-containing protein, with translation MKNKIEIAVISLCAVGAITAFCSQKSGKKMDDLLLENVEALAWGEGGVPSNCLGLGDVDCPFSKTKVKYVMTGYSLEDLY, from the coding sequence ATGAAAAACAAGATTGAAATTGCTGTAATCAGTTTGTGTGCAGTTGGTGCAATAACTGCTTTTTGTAGTCAGAAATCGGGTAAGAAAATGGATGATTTGCTACTGGAAAACGTAGAAGCCTTAGCTTGGGGTGAAGGAGGAGTACCCTCAAACTGTTTAGGTCTGGGGGATGTCGACTGTCCTTTTTCGAAAACTAAAGTGAAATATGTAATGACTGGTTACAGCCTTGAAGACCTCTATTAG
- a CDS encoding lysophospholipid acyltransferase family protein translates to MKILYYIYQICFALPILLVLTILTALVTIVGSLIGGAHIWGYYPGKIWSQLICVFLLIPVKVRGREKIHKHTSYVFVPNHQGAFDIFLIYGFLGRNFKWMMKKSLRKLPFVGKACESAGHIFVDRSGPKKVLETIRQAKASLKDGVSLVVFPEGARTFTGHMGYFKKGAFQLADELQLEVVPVTIDGSFKILPRTGKWIHPYRMILTIHDPIPPKGQGIKNIKATMAEAYAAVESALPEEYKGMVKNEDQDR, encoded by the coding sequence ATGAAGATACTTTATTATATTTACCAAATATGTTTTGCTTTACCAATTCTGTTGGTATTGACTATTCTCACGGCTTTGGTGACTATCGTCGGCTCTCTAATAGGCGGTGCACATATCTGGGGCTATTATCCCGGAAAAATATGGTCACAATTGATTTGTGTTTTCCTGCTGATTCCAGTAAAGGTGCGCGGCCGGGAGAAAATACATAAACATACATCGTACGTATTCGTACCCAACCACCAGGGAGCATTCGATATCTTCCTCATTTACGGATTTCTGGGACGTAACTTCAAGTGGATGATGAAGAAGAGCCTGCGGAAGTTACCTTTCGTAGGGAAAGCCTGCGAAAGTGCAGGACACATATTTGTGGATCGTTCAGGTCCCAAGAAAGTATTGGAAACCATTCGCCAGGCAAAGGCTTCGCTAAAAGACGGCGTATCATTGGTGGTATTTCCGGAAGGTGCCCGTACTTTTACCGGCCACATGGGATATTTTAAGAAAGGTGCATTCCAGTTAGCAGATGAATTGCAGTTGGAAGTGGTGCCGGTCACTATCGACGGATCATTCAAAATTCTGCCCCGCACGGGCAAATGGATACATCCATACCGCATGATACTCACTATTCACGATCCGATTCCGCCTAAAGGACAAGGCATAAAAAACATCAAGGCGACGATGGCCGAAGCCTACGCCGCCGTAGAAAGTGCTTTACCGGAAGAATACAAGGGAATGGTGAAAAACGAGGATCAGGACCGATAG
- a CDS encoding DUF4369 domain-containing protein translates to MIRMNVNRILPLMLLLVLFASCSRKYKVEGVSSVTSLDGKMLYLKTLRDGQWIAIDSAEVVHGLFSTSGPSDSVMMVTLYMNDEAIMPLVLENGKIEVSISNSQLTAKGTPLNNALYEFIEKRNSLELKIEELEKKEARMVLDGAALDDIHEQLTQEGEALVKEMNDYIKEFISTNYENVLGPSVFMMMCSTLPYPIMTPQIEDIIRTAPQTFKSSPLVREFLDKAKENMKLIEEHRRMEESAATQN, encoded by the coding sequence ATGATTAGAATGAATGTGAACCGTATTTTGCCCTTAATGCTTTTGCTCGTGCTTTTTGCTTCGTGCAGTCGCAAGTATAAAGTGGAGGGTGTGTCATCGGTGACCAGCCTCGATGGTAAGATGTTATACCTGAAAACGCTCCGCGACGGGCAGTGGATAGCAATTGACTCCGCCGAAGTGGTACACGGTTTGTTCTCTACGAGTGGTCCGTCGGACTCTGTAATGATGGTGACGCTCTACATGAATGATGAGGCTATCATGCCTCTTGTACTTGAGAACGGTAAGATTGAAGTCTCCATATCCAACTCTCAACTCACCGCTAAAGGTACACCGCTAAACAATGCTTTGTATGAATTCATCGAAAAGCGTAATTCGCTTGAGTTGAAGATTGAAGAACTGGAAAAGAAAGAGGCACGTATGGTACTGGATGGCGCTGCATTGGATGACATCCACGAACAACTGACTCAGGAAGGAGAAGCTCTGGTAAAAGAGATGAATGACTATATCAAGGAGTTCATTTCCACCAATTATGAGAATGTCCTTGGTCCCAGCGTATTCATGATGATGTGCAGTACACTGCCTTATCCCATCATGACACCGCAAATAGAGGATATCATCCGTACAGCCCCTCAAACCTTCAAGAGTAGTCCTTTGGTGAGGGAATTCCTCGATAAAGCTAAAGAGAATATGAAATTGATAGAGGAACATCGGCGTATGGAGGAGAGCGCCGCTACGCAGAACTAA
- a CDS encoding anaerobic sulfatase-maturation protein: protein MSTYAPFAKPLYVMLKPVGAVCNLACDYCYYLEKSKLYQNNPKHVMSEELLEKFIEEYINSQTMPQVMFTWHGGETLMRPLSFYKKAMELQKKYARGRTIDNSIQTNGTMLTDEWCEFFRENNWLVGVSIDGPQEFHDEYRKNKQGKPSFVKVMQGINLLKKHGVEWNGMAVVNDYNADYPLEFYNFFKEIGCHYIQFAPIVERVFGHQDGRHLASLADREEVAELADFSISPEQWGNFLCTLFDEWVKKDVGTYYIQLFDSTLANWIGEQPGVCSMAKTCGHAGVMEFNGDVYSCDHFVFPEYKLGNIYQKTLVEMMYSDKQQAFGQMKQQSLPTQCRECEWLFACNGECPKNRFARTASGEPGLNYLCKGYHRFFSHVAPYMDFMKNELMNQRPPANVMNFMKQ from the coding sequence ATGTCAACTTATGCTCCTTTTGCCAAGCCTCTTTATGTCATGCTGAAACCGGTAGGCGCCGTATGCAACCTTGCATGCGATTACTGTTACTACCTGGAAAAGAGCAAGCTATACCAAAACAACCCTAAACACGTAATGAGTGAGGAGTTACTGGAAAAGTTTATTGAAGAATACATAAATTCGCAAACCATGCCGCAGGTAATGTTCACCTGGCACGGTGGGGAAACTTTGATGCGCCCGTTATCCTTCTATAAAAAGGCCATGGAACTGCAAAAAAAATATGCCCGCGGACGCACAATAGACAATAGCATACAGACCAACGGAACCATGCTGACGGATGAATGGTGCGAATTCTTCCGTGAAAACAACTGGCTGGTAGGTGTCTCTATCGACGGCCCACAAGAATTTCACGACGAATATCGCAAGAATAAGCAGGGTAAGCCTTCTTTCGTAAAAGTAATGCAAGGCATCAATCTGCTGAAAAAGCATGGTGTGGAATGGAACGGTATGGCGGTAGTGAATGACTACAATGCTGATTATCCACTGGAATTCTACAACTTCTTCAAAGAGATAGGCTGCCACTACATACAGTTCGCCCCCATCGTAGAGCGCGTATTCGGGCATCAGGACGGACGTCATCTGGCCTCACTGGCCGATCGTGAAGAGGTGGCCGAACTGGCGGATTTCTCCATCAGCCCTGAACAATGGGGCAATTTCCTCTGCACCCTCTTTGACGAATGGGTGAAAAAGGATGTAGGCACCTATTACATTCAATTGTTCGACTCTACCCTGGCCAACTGGATAGGCGAACAACCGGGCGTTTGCTCCATGGCAAAGACCTGCGGACATGCGGGAGTGATGGAGTTCAACGGAGACGTATACTCCTGCGACCATTTTGTATTCCCCGAATATAAGTTAGGCAACATTTACCAGAAGACGCTGGTGGAGATGATGTACAGTGATAAGCAGCAGGCTTTCGGACAAATGAAGCAGCAATCATTGCCCACCCAATGCCGGGAGTGTGAATGGCTGTTTGCCTGCAATGGCGAATGTCCTAAAAACCGCTTCGCACGAACGGCAAGTGGCGAACCGGGACTGAATTATCTGTGTAAGGGATATCATCGCTTTTTCAGTCATGTAGCGCCATACATGGACTTCATGAAGAATGAACTGATGAACCAACGTCCGCCTGCCAATGTAATGAATTTCATGAAACAATAA
- a CDS encoding S46 family peptidase, whose translation MKIRTYLVALAALAFGSTARADEGMWLLQLMKQQNSIELMKKQGLKLEADDLYNPNGVSLKDAVGIFGGGCTGEIISPEGLILTNHHCGYASIQQHSSVEHDYLTDGFWAKNRGEELPTPGLKFQFVDRIEDITDIVNQKIAAGEVTEVNALTRPFLNKLAKELFEKSDLKGKKGIEVQALPFYAGNKFYLFYKKVYTDVRMVAAPPSSVGKFGGETDNWMWPRHTGDFSMFRIYADANGDPAEYAASNVPLKTPKYLPISIKGLEEGDYAMIMGFPGSTSRYLTVSEVKERMEAQNQPRITIRGARLAVLKEVMAASDKTRIQYANKYAGSSNYWKNSIGMNKAIIDNDVLGTKAEQEKKFAEFAKGKPEYEGVVEKIDAIVNQTMPVTGQYYYLMEAFSGAIEFGSPYMVMDNLRKGLEEKNDSLINKSLEQLKEVFADIHNKDYDHEVDRKVAKAIFPVYAEIIPAEQRPAFYQVIEKEFKGDYNAYIDAMYDNSILANQTNFDKFIKKPTVKAIEKDLATQYSRAKIEKLMSLAQELNSTSKELALLHKAYIRGLGEMKEPVPSYPDANFTIRLTYGNVKSYNPRDAVHYKYYTTTDGILEKENPEDREFVVPAKLKELILKKDFGRYALPNGDMPVCFLSTNDITGGNSGSPVLNANGELIGTAFDGNWESLSGDINFDNNLQRCINLDIRYVLFILEKLGGCEHLIKEMNIVE comes from the coding sequence ATGAAAATTAGAACCTACTTAGTAGCGCTTGCAGCGCTGGCGTTCGGCTCTACAGCACGTGCCGACGAAGGAATGTGGTTACTGCAACTGATGAAACAGCAGAACTCCATTGAGTTGATGAAAAAACAAGGTTTGAAACTGGAAGCGGATGATTTGTACAATCCGAATGGAGTATCACTGAAAGATGCGGTAGGTATCTTTGGCGGTGGTTGTACAGGTGAAATCATCTCACCGGAAGGGCTGATTCTGACAAACCATCATTGCGGATACGCTTCTATCCAGCAACATAGCAGCGTGGAACATGACTATCTGACCGATGGTTTCTGGGCAAAAAACCGTGGTGAAGAATTGCCTACTCCGGGATTGAAATTCCAGTTCGTTGACCGTATCGAAGACATTACGGACATCGTGAACCAAAAGATCGCTGCCGGTGAAGTAACTGAAGTAAATGCACTCACCCGCCCGTTCCTCAATAAACTGGCTAAAGAATTGTTCGAGAAGAGCGATCTGAAAGGTAAAAAAGGCATTGAGGTACAAGCTTTGCCGTTCTATGCCGGAAATAAATTCTATTTGTTCTATAAGAAGGTGTACACAGACGTACGTATGGTAGCCGCACCTCCTTCTTCCGTAGGCAAATTTGGTGGTGAAACGGATAACTGGATGTGGCCCCGCCACACGGGTGACTTCTCCATGTTCCGTATCTATGCCGATGCTAATGGTGATCCTGCAGAATATGCAGCATCAAACGTACCTTTGAAGACTCCCAAATATCTGCCTATCTCTATCAAGGGACTGGAAGAAGGTGATTACGCCATGATCATGGGTTTCCCCGGAAGCACAAGCCGTTACCTCACCGTATCGGAAGTAAAGGAACGTATGGAAGCACAGAACCAACCGCGTATCACTATACGTGGTGCACGCCTCGCCGTATTGAAAGAAGTGATGGCTGCCAGCGACAAAACTCGTATTCAATATGCCAACAAGTATGCCGGCAGCAGCAATTACTGGAAGAACTCCATCGGTATGAATAAAGCGATCATTGATAATGATGTACTGGGTACAAAGGCAGAACAGGAAAAGAAATTCGCAGAATTCGCTAAAGGTAAACCGGAGTACGAAGGTGTTGTAGAAAAAATCGATGCCATTGTAAACCAGACAATGCCGGTAACCGGTCAGTATTACTACCTGATGGAAGCATTCAGTGGTGCCATTGAATTCGGTAGCCCGTATATGGTTATGGATAACCTGAGAAAGGGATTGGAAGAAAAGAACGACTCTCTCATCAATAAGTCTCTCGAACAGTTGAAAGAGGTCTTTGCTGACATCCATAATAAAGACTACGATCATGAAGTAGACCGCAAAGTAGCCAAAGCTATCTTCCCGGTATATGCCGAAATTATTCCGGCAGAACAACGCCCTGCTTTCTACCAGGTTATTGAAAAAGAGTTTAAAGGCGACTATAACGCCTATATCGATGCCATGTATGACAATTCCATCCTGGCAAACCAGACTAACTTTGACAAATTCATCAAGAAACCTACGGTGAAAGCTATCGAAAAGGATCTGGCAACTCAATATTCACGCGCCAAGATTGAAAAACTGATGTCACTGGCACAGGAACTGAACAGTACTTCCAAAGAACTGGCATTACTGCACAAAGCATATATCCGCGGACTGGGCGAAATGAAAGAACCCGTTCCTTCTTATCCGGACGCTAACTTTACCATTCGACTGACGTATGGTAACGTGAAATCATACAATCCGCGTGATGCCGTACATTACAAGTACTACACTACTACGGACGGTATTCTGGAAAAGGAAAATCCCGAAGACCGTGAATTCGTAGTTCCTGCCAAACTGAAGGAGCTGATACTGAAAAAAGACTTCGGACGTTACGCTCTGCCCAACGGTGATATGCCGGTTTGCTTCCTCAGCACAAACGACATCACCGGTGGTAACTCCGGTAGCCCCGTGCTGAATGCAAACGGTGAATTAATCGGTACTGCTTTCGATGGTAACTGGGAGTCTCTCAGCGGTGACATCAATTTTGATAATAACCTGCAACGTTGTATCAATCTGGACATCCGCTATGTACTGTTCATCCTTGAGAAACTGGGAGGATGCGAACATTTGATTAAAGAAATGAACATAGTTGAGTAA